One Pararge aegeria chromosome 1, ilParAegt1.1, whole genome shotgun sequence genomic region harbors:
- the LOC120637740 gene encoding uncharacterized protein LOC120637740 isoform X2 produces MDILRHFQNISWCKPDWCYPSMSKETNELLHQCIDLPTMKLSDDVEEIIRKSKSFPIPFPIETVRLEKLKVRKPIEKLKRNIVSTYPLIHERVLLLMTHFLIYKREFGSNIEKAFYKDMTVPEFIERILKKRAVTFMNESDEFLLLSGERDHDGWEQVGTLHQKPPLLLENCLSYDEMKLSAMVFISGHTECVNDGSRTNAGVIREDIAEEDAVIIGLIGPRFERRGRMDYEDMLITEQQNCLENGYGEEVTPTTCLNVLKTTYVRNNQSAKHMWRQMWSEFYQVHSYTYEELTSYINIQDKDEDKQYLDRYVKQPFTDNIFDNEVYYKRLSILVETTLLEAEYRAVESGRDAFVNIIGCGLGVWKIAPHQPDVYVLTFLERIRAFLKKDLLNHVTDVNFAYIRTSRGIQSLFTNSTEQNDQSPIEKRIFFECKRHPKGGINVQMENREPSAKLKGEHEGKLLVITYPWDGNAHPGNEFWIGSLSGSGDSAAACSTQVSELHNAHINPAVSGYNVRVAGRYGINTLAEYSRSLTT; encoded by the exons ATGGATATTTTGCGTCATTTCCAAAACATTTCTTG GTGCAAACCAGACTGGTGTTATCCAAGCATGAGTAAAGAGACAAATGAACTGCTGCATCAATGTATAGATTTACCAACTATGAAGTTATCAGATGATGTGGAAGAAATTATCAGAAAGAGCAAATCTTTTCCTATACCATTCCCTATAGAAACAGTCAG gttggaaaagttaaaagtgcgcAAACCAATTGAGAAGTTGAAAAGGAACATAGTATCAACATACCCTTTAATACATGAAAGAGTTTTGTTGTTAATGACTCACTTTCTTATTTACAAAAG AGAATTTGGTTCTAACATAGAAAAGGCATTCTATAAAGACATGACAGTGCCTGAATTTATTGAAAGGATTCTAAAAAAGCGTGCGGTCACATTCATGAATGAAAGCGATGAGTTTCTTCTATTATCCGGGGAAAGAGA TCACGATGGCTGGGAACAAGTTGGTACACTCCACCAGAAACCTCCGCTCCTACTAGAGAACTGTCTGAGCTATGACGAAATGAAATTATCCGCTATGGTGTTTATAAGTGGTCACACGGAATGCGTCAACGATGGCTCCCGAACAAACGCTGGGGTCATTAGAGAAGATATCGCCGAAGAAGATGCAGTTATCATCG GTCTTATCGGTCCACGTTTCGAGAGACGCGGCCGTATGGACTACGAAGACATGCTAATAACCGAGCAACAGAACTGCCTTGAAAACGGCTACGGTGAGGAAGTCACGCCAACGACGTGTCTGAACGTTCTGAAGACTACTTACGTGAGGAACAATCAGTCTGCCAAGCATATGTGGAGGCAGATGTGGTCTGAGTTCTATcaa GTTCATAGTTACACATACGAAGAGCTAACGTCATACATCAACATTCAAGATAAGGATGAAGACAAACAATACTTGGACAGATACGTCAAACAGCCGTTCACTGACAATATATTTGACAACGAAGTATATTACAAGAGGCTGAGCATTCTAGTCGAGACCACACTTCTTGAAGCGGAGTACAGAGCTGTGGAGAGCGGGAGAGATGCCTTTGTGAATATTATAGGATGTG GCCTCGGCGTATGGAAAATAGCCCCCCACCAGCCAGATGTGTATGTTCTCACGTTTCTGGAGCGGATACGTGCGTTCCTCAAGAAAGATCTCCTGAACCACGTCACCGATGTAAACTTCGCGTACATTAGGACAAGCCGCGGTATACAAT caCTATTCACAAATTCTACAGAGCAAAATGATCAATCTCCGATTGAAAAGAGGATTTTCTTTGAATGCAAACGACATCCAAAAG GAGGTATAAACGTTCAAATGGAGAACAGAGAGCCCTCGGCGAAGCTGAAAGGTGAACATGAGGGTAAACTACTAGTTATCACATACCCTTGGGATGGCAACGCGCATCCGGGCAACGAATTTTG GATCGGAAGTCTGTCCGGTTCAGGCGATTCAGCGGCTGCGTGTTCCACTCAAGTGTCCGAACTTCACAACGCTCACATAAACCCCGCGGTTAGTGGTTACAACGTGCGAGTTGCGGGGCGATACGGAATCAACACACTAGCGGAGTACTCGCGCTCTCTCACAACGTAA
- the LOC120637740 gene encoding uncharacterized protein LOC120637740 isoform X1 — MRYYKLNYRLHIVLFIDNLLQVKSSKMDILRHFQNISWCKPDWCYPSMSKETNELLHQCIDLPTMKLSDDVEEIIRKSKSFPIPFPIETVRLEKLKVRKPIEKLKRNIVSTYPLIHERVLLLMTHFLIYKREFGSNIEKAFYKDMTVPEFIERILKKRAVTFMNESDEFLLLSGERDHDGWEQVGTLHQKPPLLLENCLSYDEMKLSAMVFISGHTECVNDGSRTNAGVIREDIAEEDAVIIGLIGPRFERRGRMDYEDMLITEQQNCLENGYGEEVTPTTCLNVLKTTYVRNNQSAKHMWRQMWSEFYQVHSYTYEELTSYINIQDKDEDKQYLDRYVKQPFTDNIFDNEVYYKRLSILVETTLLEAEYRAVESGRDAFVNIIGCGLGVWKIAPHQPDVYVLTFLERIRAFLKKDLLNHVTDVNFAYIRTSRGIQSLFTNSTEQNDQSPIEKRIFFECKRHPKGGINVQMENREPSAKLKGEHEGKLLVITYPWDGNAHPGNEFWIGSLSGSGDSAAACSTQVSELHNAHINPAVSGYNVRVAGRYGINTLAEYSRSLTT, encoded by the exons ATGCGATACTATAAACTTAACTACCGATTGCATATTGTATTGTTTATCGACAATCT TTTGCAGGTAAAATCGTCGAAAATGGATATTTTGCGTCATTTCCAAAACATTTCTTG GTGCAAACCAGACTGGTGTTATCCAAGCATGAGTAAAGAGACAAATGAACTGCTGCATCAATGTATAGATTTACCAACTATGAAGTTATCAGATGATGTGGAAGAAATTATCAGAAAGAGCAAATCTTTTCCTATACCATTCCCTATAGAAACAGTCAG gttggaaaagttaaaagtgcgcAAACCAATTGAGAAGTTGAAAAGGAACATAGTATCAACATACCCTTTAATACATGAAAGAGTTTTGTTGTTAATGACTCACTTTCTTATTTACAAAAG AGAATTTGGTTCTAACATAGAAAAGGCATTCTATAAAGACATGACAGTGCCTGAATTTATTGAAAGGATTCTAAAAAAGCGTGCGGTCACATTCATGAATGAAAGCGATGAGTTTCTTCTATTATCCGGGGAAAGAGA TCACGATGGCTGGGAACAAGTTGGTACACTCCACCAGAAACCTCCGCTCCTACTAGAGAACTGTCTGAGCTATGACGAAATGAAATTATCCGCTATGGTGTTTATAAGTGGTCACACGGAATGCGTCAACGATGGCTCCCGAACAAACGCTGGGGTCATTAGAGAAGATATCGCCGAAGAAGATGCAGTTATCATCG GTCTTATCGGTCCACGTTTCGAGAGACGCGGCCGTATGGACTACGAAGACATGCTAATAACCGAGCAACAGAACTGCCTTGAAAACGGCTACGGTGAGGAAGTCACGCCAACGACGTGTCTGAACGTTCTGAAGACTACTTACGTGAGGAACAATCAGTCTGCCAAGCATATGTGGAGGCAGATGTGGTCTGAGTTCTATcaa GTTCATAGTTACACATACGAAGAGCTAACGTCATACATCAACATTCAAGATAAGGATGAAGACAAACAATACTTGGACAGATACGTCAAACAGCCGTTCACTGACAATATATTTGACAACGAAGTATATTACAAGAGGCTGAGCATTCTAGTCGAGACCACACTTCTTGAAGCGGAGTACAGAGCTGTGGAGAGCGGGAGAGATGCCTTTGTGAATATTATAGGATGTG GCCTCGGCGTATGGAAAATAGCCCCCCACCAGCCAGATGTGTATGTTCTCACGTTTCTGGAGCGGATACGTGCGTTCCTCAAGAAAGATCTCCTGAACCACGTCACCGATGTAAACTTCGCGTACATTAGGACAAGCCGCGGTATACAAT caCTATTCACAAATTCTACAGAGCAAAATGATCAATCTCCGATTGAAAAGAGGATTTTCTTTGAATGCAAACGACATCCAAAAG GAGGTATAAACGTTCAAATGGAGAACAGAGAGCCCTCGGCGAAGCTGAAAGGTGAACATGAGGGTAAACTACTAGTTATCACATACCCTTGGGATGGCAACGCGCATCCGGGCAACGAATTTTG GATCGGAAGTCTGTCCGGTTCAGGCGATTCAGCGGCTGCGTGTTCCACTCAAGTGTCCGAACTTCACAACGCTCACATAAACCCCGCGGTTAGTGGTTACAACGTGCGAGTTGCGGGGCGATACGGAATCAACACACTAGCGGAGTACTCGCGCTCTCTCACAACGTAA